One segment of Vicinamibacterales bacterium DNA contains the following:
- the dtd gene encoding D-aminoacyl-tRNA deacylase, whose product MRAVLQRVREARVVVGEREVGAIGRGILALVGVERGDGPSDVAHIAGKIRDLRIFDDEGGADGRVRMNRSVGEVGGAVLVVSQFTLAADCRKGRRPSFDGAAPPDEARRLYEDVVTTLRAAGLPVETGEFQADMRVTLENDGPVTFVLESRRA is encoded by the coding sequence GTGCGCGCGGTGCTGCAGCGCGTGCGGGAGGCACGCGTGGTCGTGGGCGAACGCGAGGTGGGCGCCATCGGCCGCGGGATCCTCGCCCTGGTCGGCGTGGAACGAGGCGACGGTCCATCCGACGTCGCGCACATCGCCGGCAAGATCCGCGACCTTCGGATCTTCGACGACGAGGGCGGCGCCGATGGCCGGGTCCGCATGAACCGGTCGGTGGGCGAGGTGGGCGGCGCTGTCCTCGTGGTCTCGCAGTTCACGCTGGCCGCCGACTGCCGGAAGGGACGCCGCCCCTCGTTCGACGGCGCGGCGCCCCCCGACGAGGCGCGCCGGCTCTATGAGGACGTGGTGACCACGCTGCGCGCGGCCGGCCTGCCCGTGGAGACGGGCGAGTTCCAGGCCGACATGCGCGTGACGCTGGAGAACGACGGCCCCGTGACCTTCGTGCTGGAGAGCCGGCGCGCGTGA
- the metG gene encoding methionine--tRNA ligase, translating to MRYFLTTAIDYVNSRPHLGTAYEKITADVIARYHRLKGDDTFFLMGNDEHSQNVFKRAQEQGKDPLAYCDEMERAFRQTWDGLDISFDDFIRTTDRRRHFPAVRAMAQACLDNGDIYEGTYEGHYCVGCEEFKPEKDLVDGQCPIHKTTPEWIREKNWFFRLSKYQQPLLDHYAAHPSFIEPEIRRNEILRFVEGGLEDLSISRAGQSWGIPLPFDEASVVYVWFDALINYAAAVGYGWDAERFATDWPASLHVVGKDITRFHCVIWPAMLMSARVPLPRQVFGHGWVFFKGERMSKSLGNIVDPLDAAKRFGPDPLRLYLTKEVPYGGDGDFTWERFEEKYNADLANNLGNLVNRVASMSERYRQGRLEASAPRSSTLTAAAEQAVSAYRDAMDRLALHEATAAAFRLVSATNEFVAASQPWSLAKDPTQETALTGVLYDAAEAVRVAAVLLRPIMPRSAVEILRRMGDTRAPDVLRIEDAAWESGRAKQIVNAGALWPRIEDKGAIVVSETPTPAPDPAAAAAPAPAPAASEAAVPAAAAAPTAQHITIDDFMKVELRTAKILAAERLPKSKKLLKLTVDAGDPAPRTILAGIAESYEPEAVVGRAIVIVANLAPRPMMGLVSEGMVLAASTDGGPAMLINPEPAPPGARVR from the coding sequence ATGCGCTACTTCCTCACCACCGCCATCGACTACGTGAACAGCCGGCCGCACCTCGGGACGGCGTACGAGAAGATCACGGCCGACGTCATCGCGCGCTACCACCGCCTGAAGGGCGACGACACGTTCTTCCTGATGGGGAACGACGAGCACAGCCAGAACGTGTTCAAGCGCGCGCAGGAGCAGGGGAAGGACCCGCTCGCCTACTGCGACGAGATGGAACGGGCCTTCCGCCAGACCTGGGACGGCCTCGACATCTCCTTCGACGACTTCATCCGGACGACCGACCGGCGGCGGCATTTCCCCGCGGTGCGGGCCATGGCGCAGGCGTGTCTCGACAACGGGGACATCTACGAGGGCACCTACGAGGGCCACTACTGCGTCGGCTGCGAGGAGTTCAAGCCGGAGAAGGATCTGGTCGACGGGCAGTGCCCGATCCACAAGACGACGCCCGAGTGGATCCGCGAGAAGAACTGGTTCTTCCGGCTCTCGAAGTACCAACAGCCGCTCCTGGACCACTACGCCGCGCACCCGTCCTTCATCGAGCCCGAAATCCGGCGCAACGAGATCCTGCGCTTCGTGGAGGGCGGCCTCGAGGACCTCTCGATCAGCCGCGCCGGCCAGTCGTGGGGCATCCCGCTGCCGTTCGACGAGGCGAGCGTGGTCTACGTGTGGTTCGACGCGCTCATCAACTACGCCGCGGCGGTCGGGTACGGCTGGGACGCCGAGCGATTCGCCACGGACTGGCCCGCCAGCCTGCACGTCGTCGGCAAGGACATCACGCGCTTCCACTGCGTGATCTGGCCGGCCATGCTGATGAGCGCCCGGGTGCCGCTCCCGCGGCAGGTGTTCGGGCACGGCTGGGTGTTCTTCAAGGGCGAGCGGATGAGCAAGTCGCTCGGCAACATCGTGGACCCGCTGGACGCGGCGAAGCGGTTCGGGCCCGATCCGCTGCGGCTCTACCTGACGAAGGAAGTGCCGTACGGCGGCGACGGCGACTTCACGTGGGAGCGGTTCGAAGAGAAGTACAACGCCGACCTGGCGAACAATCTCGGCAACCTCGTGAACCGCGTGGCGTCGATGTCGGAGCGTTACCGGCAGGGGCGTCTCGAGGCCTCCGCGCCGCGCTCGTCCACCCTGACGGCGGCGGCGGAGCAGGCCGTGTCGGCCTACAGGGACGCCATGGATCGGCTCGCCCTGCACGAGGCGACCGCCGCGGCGTTCCGTCTCGTGAGCGCGACCAACGAGTTCGTGGCAGCCAGCCAGCCGTGGAGCCTGGCGAAGGACCCGACGCAGGAGACGGCGCTCACAGGCGTGCTGTACGATGCCGCCGAGGCCGTCCGGGTCGCGGCCGTCCTGCTGCGGCCCATCATGCCGCGATCCGCCGTCGAGATCCTGCGGCGGATGGGCGACACTCGCGCGCCGGACGTCCTGCGGATCGAGGACGCGGCCTGGGAGAGCGGCCGCGCGAAGCAGATCGTGAATGCCGGGGCCCTCTGGCCCCGGATCGAGGACAAGGGAGCGATTGTCGTGAGCGAGACCCCTACGCCAGCACCCGACCCGGCCGCCGCGGCGGCCCCAGCCCCAGCCCCCGCCGCGTCCGAGGCCGCGGTTCCTGCCGCCGCCGCGGCACCCACGGCCCAGCACATCACGATCGACGACTTCATGAAGGTGGAGCTCAGGACGGCGAAGATCCTCGCGGCCGAGCGGCTCCCGAAGTCGAAGAAGCTCCTGAAGCTGACCGTGGACGCCGGCGACCCGGCGCCCCGGACGATCCTGGCCGGCATCGCCGAAAGCTACGAGCCGGAGGCCGTCGTCGGCCGCGCCATCGTGATCGTCGCCAACCTGGCGCCCCGGCCGATGATGGGCCTGGTGTCCGAGGGCATGGTGCTCGCGGCCAGCACCGACGGTGGCCCGGCGATGCTCATCAATCCGGAGCCCGCGCCGCCGGGTGCCCGCGTGCGGTGA
- the larC gene encoding nickel pincer cofactor biosynthesis protein LarC, producing the protein MKILYFDCFAGAAGDMILGALVDLGVPFDELRRALGSLAVDGYTIAADRVMKQGLSSMKFRVHEHAAVAAGGATSGGQPPADGPVPHRHYHLKHIRAAIDRSALSDAGKARANGMFTRLAEAEAAVHGTSLEKVHLHEVGAIDSIIDIVGAVFAFEWLGVDRVVVSPMNVGGGMVRSAHGVFPVPAPATVRLLGAAPVYSSGVQLETLTPTGALVLTEYAAAYGPMPAMRVTAVGYGAGDRELPETPNVLRAVLGEASASASAMRVSVMACEIDDMNPQIFGVLMDRLLEAGALEVYYQPVQMKKNRPGTLMTVVSRPEDRERLADLVFAETTTIGVRYQTMDRDCLDRETVSVATPLGDVRVKVARRAGRLLNAQPEFDDVARLAAAHGVPVKDVHAQATKAWLDRQS; encoded by the coding sequence GTGAAGATTCTGTACTTCGACTGCTTTGCCGGCGCCGCCGGCGACATGATTCTGGGTGCCCTGGTCGACCTGGGCGTGCCGTTCGACGAGCTTCGACGGGCGCTCGGGTCCCTGGCCGTTGACGGCTACACCATCGCGGCCGACCGCGTGATGAAGCAGGGACTGTCGTCGATGAAGTTCCGCGTGCACGAGCACGCCGCCGTCGCGGCCGGCGGAGCGACGTCCGGCGGCCAGCCGCCCGCCGACGGGCCCGTGCCGCACCGCCACTACCACCTGAAGCACATTCGCGCGGCCATCGACCGGTCCGCCCTCAGCGACGCCGGGAAAGCGCGCGCCAACGGCATGTTCACGCGGCTGGCCGAGGCCGAGGCCGCCGTCCATGGCACGTCGCTCGAGAAGGTGCACCTGCACGAAGTGGGCGCGATCGATTCCATCATCGACATCGTCGGCGCCGTGTTCGCCTTCGAGTGGCTGGGCGTGGACCGGGTGGTCGTGTCGCCGATGAACGTCGGCGGCGGCATGGTGCGCTCGGCCCATGGCGTGTTCCCCGTGCCCGCGCCTGCCACCGTCCGGCTCCTGGGCGCCGCCCCCGTCTACTCGAGCGGCGTCCAGCTCGAGACCCTCACGCCGACCGGCGCGCTGGTCCTCACCGAGTACGCGGCGGCGTACGGCCCCATGCCGGCCATGCGCGTGACCGCCGTCGGATACGGCGCGGGCGACCGCGAGCTGCCGGAGACCCCGAACGTGCTGCGCGCGGTGCTCGGCGAGGCGTCGGCCTCGGCGTCCGCGATGCGCGTGTCGGTGATGGCGTGTGAAATCGACGACATGAACCCCCAGATCTTCGGCGTGCTCATGGACCGGCTCCTCGAGGCGGGCGCGCTGGAGGTGTACTACCAGCCGGTGCAGATGAAGAAGAACCGGCCGGGCACGCTCATGACCGTCGTGAGCCGGCCCGAGGATCGCGAGCGGCTGGCGGACCTCGTCTTCGCCGAGACCACGACCATCGGCGTCCGCTACCAGACCATGGATCGCGACTGTCTCGACCGCGAGACCGTGAGCGTCGCGACGCCGCTTGGCGACGTCCGGGTCAAGGTGGCCCGGCGCGCCGGCCGGCTGCTCAACGCCCAGCCGGAATTCGACGACGTCGCCCGGCTGGCCGCCGCCCACGGCGTCCCCGTCAAGGACGTCCACGCCCAGGCCACGAAGGCCTGGCTCGACAGGCAATCCTGA
- the dapF gene encoding diaminopimelate epimerase, whose amino-acid sequence MTVTKAHAYGNDFLFVTTDQARGADPAALARTLCARHTGVGGDGLILYAFIEGGATMRLINADGSPSELSGNGLRCLAALVVRDRERRGGSEAGATSVICQTDAGERTLTLMSRTDGRYLFRAAMGQPTDLRQETLDAAGESQVVVTLGIGNPQCVALLPALPDPARFARLGPALSTHPRFPAGTNVEFAVVETPDRVRILIWERGVGPTEASGTGACAAAVSAMQFGGASRDVDVVSPGGSQRVEWRDDGVFLTGWADVLFDATWRP is encoded by the coding sequence ATGACCGTCACCAAGGCCCACGCCTACGGCAACGATTTCCTCTTCGTCACCACCGACCAGGCCCGCGGCGCCGATCCGGCCGCCCTCGCGCGGACGCTGTGCGCCAGGCACACGGGCGTCGGCGGCGACGGCCTGATCCTCTACGCGTTCATCGAGGGCGGCGCAACGATGCGCCTCATCAACGCGGATGGGAGCCCGTCGGAGCTCTCCGGCAATGGGCTCCGGTGCCTGGCCGCGCTCGTGGTCCGCGACCGCGAGCGGCGCGGAGGCTCCGAGGCCGGGGCCACGAGCGTCATCTGCCAGACCGATGCGGGCGAGCGCACGCTCACCCTGATGTCGCGGACCGACGGCCGCTACCTGTTCCGGGCCGCCATGGGCCAGCCGACGGACCTGCGCCAGGAGACCCTCGACGCGGCCGGGGAGTCCCAGGTCGTCGTGACGCTGGGCATCGGCAACCCCCAGTGCGTGGCGCTCCTGCCGGCGCTGCCGGACCCGGCGCGCTTCGCGCGGCTCGGTCCGGCACTGTCGACCCACCCACGGTTTCCTGCCGGGACGAACGTGGAGTTCGCCGTCGTCGAGACGCCGGACCGCGTCCGCATCCTCATCTGGGAACGCGGGGTGGGGCCCACCGAGGCGTCCGGCACCGGGGCGTGCGCCGCCGCGGTGTCCGCCATGCAGTTCGGGGGCGCGTCGCGCGACGTGGACGTGGTGTCGCCGGGCGGCAGCCAGCGCGTCGAGTGGCGCGACGACGGCGTGTTCCTGACCGGCTGGGCCGACGTCCTGTTCGACGCCACCTGGCGGCCCTGA
- a CDS encoding TatD family hydrolase, with amino-acid sequence MIDSHCHLAGEEFAADLDAVLDRAAAAGVDRLLVIVAAEDDAEWERATALAARDARIRLATGVHPHHAHMFAADPEEAARVVAGRLDREPSVVAIGEIGLDYHYSFSPPGVQQAVFRAQLALARARRLPVAIHTREAEADTLALIGDARAAGPVTGVFHCFTGDAAAAGRALATGFYLSFSGILTFPRAGELRDALRATPLDRVLLETDAPYLAPVPHRGTRNEPAFVAVTAAVAAKARGVTPAELAGAVDRNYEALFGA; translated from the coding sequence ATGATCGATTCCCATTGCCACCTCGCCGGCGAGGAGTTCGCCGCGGATCTCGACGCCGTGCTCGACCGCGCGGCGGCGGCCGGCGTGGACCGCCTGCTCGTCATCGTGGCGGCGGAGGACGACGCGGAGTGGGAGCGGGCCACGGCGCTGGCCGCCCGCGACGCCCGCATCCGCCTCGCGACCGGCGTGCACCCGCATCACGCGCACATGTTCGCGGCCGATCCGGAGGAGGCCGCCCGCGTCGTGGCGGGCCGTCTCGACAGGGAACCGTCCGTGGTGGCGATCGGCGAGATCGGCCTCGACTACCACTACTCGTTCTCGCCGCCGGGCGTGCAGCAGGCGGTCTTCCGCGCGCAGCTGGCCCTGGCCCGGGCCCGTCGCCTGCCCGTCGCCATCCACACGCGCGAGGCCGAGGCCGACACGCTGGCCCTCATCGGGGACGCCCGCGCGGCCGGACCGGTGACCGGCGTCTTCCACTGCTTCACCGGCGACGCCGCCGCGGCCGGGCGCGCCCTGGCGACGGGGTTCTACCTGTCGTTCTCAGGCATCCTGACCTTCCCCCGCGCCGGCGAGCTCCGGGACGCGCTGCGAGCCACGCCCCTCGACCGGGTGCTCCTGGAGACCGACGCCCCGTACCTGGCGCCGGTCCCGCACCGCGGGACGCGCAACGAGCCGGCCTTCGTGGCCGTCACGGCCGCGGTGGCGGCGAAGGCGCGGGGCGTCACGCCGGCGGAACTGGCCGGCGCGGTCGACCGCAACTACGAGGCCCTGTTCGGGGCGTGA
- a CDS encoding polyprenyl synthetase family protein: MPKTTLDLLQLFEPVRDDLVEVEREYLRQVESKVGVIPEIGAYIQKSGGKRVRPALLLMASRLCGYVGPRAVLNAAVVEFIHTATLVHDDIIDDAETRRGQKAVHSRWGNDVTVLAGDFLYIKSMAMALTQDTLDVVRLLCDITLRMIEGEIYQLTKNGDVDITEDEHFDIIRRKTAHLFGGCAEIGAMLGDAGMEKRVALREYGFNLGVLFQLVDDQLDFTGEAEALGKPVGGDLLEGKMTLPLIHLRDNGGPDAVALIRRIVAERHASPEDWARIRHLLAEHRSLEYAQARARTFGETAIRHLAVFPDRPEREALVALAEFVIARDR, translated from the coding sequence GTGCCGAAGACGACCCTCGACCTCCTCCAGCTGTTCGAACCCGTGCGCGACGACCTCGTGGAGGTCGAGCGCGAATACCTGCGTCAAGTCGAGTCGAAGGTCGGGGTGATCCCCGAGATCGGGGCCTACATCCAGAAGAGCGGCGGCAAGCGCGTCCGTCCCGCGCTGCTGCTGATGGCCTCGCGGCTGTGCGGCTACGTGGGCCCGCGGGCGGTCCTGAACGCCGCGGTGGTGGAGTTCATCCACACGGCCACGCTCGTCCACGACGACATCATCGACGACGCCGAGACCCGCCGCGGCCAGAAGGCCGTGCACTCGCGCTGGGGCAACGACGTCACAGTGCTGGCCGGGGACTTCCTCTACATCAAGTCGATGGCCATGGCGCTCACGCAGGACACGCTCGACGTGGTCCGCCTGCTGTGCGACATCACGCTGCGCATGATCGAGGGCGAGATCTACCAGCTCACGAAGAACGGCGACGTGGACATCACCGAGGACGAGCACTTCGACATCATCCGTCGCAAGACCGCGCACCTCTTCGGCGGCTGTGCCGAGATCGGCGCGATGCTGGGCGACGCGGGGATGGAGAAGCGCGTCGCCCTCCGCGAGTACGGCTTCAACCTCGGCGTGCTGTTCCAGCTCGTGGACGATCAGCTCGACTTCACGGGTGAAGCCGAGGCGCTCGGCAAGCCGGTGGGAGGGGACCTGCTCGAGGGCAAGATGACCCTGCCGCTCATCCACCTGCGGGACAACGGCGGCCCGGACGCGGTGGCGCTCATCCGCCGCATCGTGGCCGAGCGCCACGCGTCGCCCGAGGACTGGGCGCGCATCCGCCATCTGCTGGCCGAGCACCGGTCGCTGGAATACGCGCAGGCCCGCGCCCGAACGTTCGGCGAGACCGCCATCCGCCACCTGGCCGTGTTCCCGGATCGGCCCGAGCGCGAGGCCCTCGTCGCGTTGGCCGAGTTCGTCATCGCCCGCGATCGCTGA
- the radC gene encoding DNA repair protein RadC — protein sequence MACRSLVATAVNASSPQATGMAGLAPSERPRERLHRLGAAALGDRELVAVVLGTGVRQREALSVAAALLAEAGGLAGLARAVPAQLARVPGVGPSRALRLVAALELGRRAVSAPRVERPRLATPSAAAAYLLPEHGGHREERFGAVLLDTKHRVLRVVPLTTGTLDASLVHPREVFRAAAEHSAAAVLVFHNHPSGDPTPSSDDLQLTRRLVAAGELMGIVVVDHVVLGHGCWQSLRDGWPAIFRP from the coding sequence ATGGCATGCCGTTCGCTCGTCGCCACGGCCGTGAACGCCTCCTCGCCTCAAGCCACCGGCATGGCCGGCCTGGCGCCGTCCGAACGGCCGCGGGAGCGGCTGCATCGCCTCGGCGCGGCGGCCTTGGGAGACCGCGAGCTCGTCGCCGTCGTGCTCGGCACCGGCGTCCGGCAGCGCGAAGCCCTCAGCGTGGCCGCGGCGCTCCTGGCCGAGGCCGGCGGGCTGGCCGGCCTGGCGCGCGCGGTCCCGGCCCAACTGGCGCGCGTCCCCGGTGTCGGGCCCTCGCGCGCCCTCCGGCTCGTCGCGGCGCTGGAACTCGGGCGGCGGGCGGTCTCGGCGCCCCGCGTCGAGCGCCCGCGGCTGGCCACGCCGTCGGCGGCCGCAGCCTACCTCCTGCCCGAGCACGGCGGCCACCGGGAGGAGCGCTTCGGCGCGGTGCTGCTGGATACGAAACACCGCGTCCTGCGGGTCGTGCCGCTCACGACCGGCACCCTGGACGCGAGCCTCGTCCATCCGCGGGAGGTCTTCCGCGCCGCGGCCGAGCATTCGGCGGCCGCGGTGCTCGTCTTCCACAACCATCCCTCCGGCGACCCCACGCCGAGCAGCGACGACCTGCAGCTCACGCGCCGGCTCGTGGCCGCGGGGGAGCTGATGGGCATCGTCGTCGTCGACCACGTGGTGCTCGGGCACGGCTGCTGGCAGAGCCTGCGCGACGGCTGGCCGGCGATCTTCCGGCCCTGA